In a genomic window of Pangasianodon hypophthalmus isolate fPanHyp1 chromosome 1, fPanHyp1.pri, whole genome shotgun sequence:
- the otoa gene encoding otoancorin isoform X2, which translates to MSQARGTLIFLLLAQWATVMSQGMPPQDFPPLPQDFKEMAKKMMIICSKKGYSPPILMDSMLNSSFSKPDEMTMGKPIFLFASLLSSLPPLSSSNLKPNETEPALNMTEKMCNSSNLPQMIEHIWNTTEKKHCFMRAFLAPLSWEAIVHNATQFDPEQLRKLLWAAKPFLEMSPSSLMLPSTLQGSQLPEMMQTFNEVFVSLSEEQRNDIRRWMKERVIETDPSCAPNHSLSGVPSPPMPVQPAMLNSSVSGCQPKMPWLKAEVLRMMGRFISRLPEAEVRGIPPEEMCKFFQSPEFPFSFNNVSGMQAAIAQTLMQRLKQECFNAKQNFSNQMDRLGYLVCFYDDPQSLNATQIKKLLHQLGGCEPSGIDEMRKQLVRKLMADGEPPTSEMLHSLGSGMLVLSPSILSSFSRDTLNSTMSSLSQTEWKPAQAKILAQKLLEKVKDINGEKLLSLGSMVRGVDSELLKNVKAQGLLGSEGLKNISERLSSLQKKALLVGMRADVNASHLVKEVPDALIASLSLSILDKANLNSLDQLEGRSWSSTQSVYLLKKIVSNGLKPEQIRKLGQAVQGVTCSMIDGIAQSDTLEATQTLAKSFNLLSRTQVHCMASKLFQSLEKQRPGYFTNMSKSELQAIPALLLIHLPVQVIQGLPASMCPYFLEKISQANLSSLPNSAPSRRELRNKALSCLGKNASAVSAADISSLGPLVCELDPTWISSLKPDAQNFTVQALASCKHIPRPSRAPLFTLLTNLYGAPSNWSEDVVKSLGPLLLLNDAALDALSFKTWLKKSLSDLQHSLEAQVAGLAPEEFSAWPNLSALQRKLFQLKTKITQQRRRRETLVPTLAMIEDLREGNVLWSPAQLSSMTAQTFRDAMSTLGEIRNYTTEQLAALRDKATEAWGDVSMLNESKIVETGCVSQSFNAKQLQNLSITSLDTLELLSVCQWNQTQKEAVLQGFVNRTGMKMAKLGALEMAGLGQFICGLQPNETEQLNTTEFKDAVGDIGRASCPLSVLECLKKKAVAAFGGPKGWSEADVSVMGNIIAGLNATELGQLNSSVLPFIHQSAISLILPERLAALSVSQLRALGPDNAAALTTSQRAALGVEQRAAVDQAVGLVAQNPETTTTLPQKGGAPKQSMLGLAVLLQPLALLLLGYIC; encoded by the exons ATGTCTCAGGCTCGAGGAACtttgatttttcttcttttagctCAATGGGCTACAG TAATGTCACAGGGCATGCCACCACAAGACTTTCCTCCACTGCCACAAGACTTTAAGGAAATGGCCAAGAAGATG ATGATCATATGCTCCAAGAAAG GTTACTCTCCACCCATCCTAATGGACTCTATGTTGAACAG CTCTTTCTCCAAACCAGATGAGATGACAATGGGAAAGCCCATCTTTCTTTTTGCTTCCCTTCTTTCTTcactccctcctctctcctcctctaaCCTGAAGCCCAATGAAACAGAACCGGCCTTG AACATGACAGAGAAAATGTGCAACAGTTCGAATCTGCCACAAATGATCGAGCACATATGGAACACCACG GAGAAGAAACACTGTTTCATGCGAGCGTTCTTGGCTCCTCTTTCCTGGGAGGCCATCGTACACAATGCTACACAGTTTGATCCAGAGCAGCTCAGAAAGCTGCTGTGGGCGGCTAAACCTTTCCTAGAGATGTCACCTTCTTCTCTAATGCTGCCGTCGACACTGCAGGGCTCTCAGCTCCCTGAAAT GATGCAGACATTCAATGAGGTCTTCGTCTCCCTTTCAGAAGAGCAAAGGAATGATATCAGGCGAtggatgaaagagagagtgatagaaACTGATCCCAGTTGTGCTCCAAATCATAGCCTTTCTGGTGTTCCCAGTCCGCCAATGCCAGTACAACCTGCCATGC TTAATTCTTCAGTTTCTGGCTGTCAACCTAAAATGCCTTGGCTGAAGGCTGAGGTGCTGAGGATGATGGGACGTTTCATTTCACGACTGCCTGAGGCAGAAGTGAGGGGCATACCTCCAGAAGAG ATGTGTAAGTTCTTCCAGTCTCCCGAGTTCCCATTTTCATTCAATAACGTCAGCGGGATGCAGGCTGCCATTGCCCAGACACTAATGCAACGACTCAAGCAAGAGTGTTTCAATGCCAAACAGAACTTCTCCAACCAAATGGACAG GCTTGGATATCTCGTCTGTTTCTACGATGATCCCCAGTCGCTGAATGCTACACAAATTAAGAAGCTGCTCCACCAGCTGGGGGGCTGTGAACCCAGCGGGATCGATGAG aTGAGGAAGCAGTTGGTGAGGAAGCTGATGGCAGATGGCGAGCCTCCTACTTCTGAGATGCTGCATTCTCTGGGCTCTGGGATGTtggttctctctccctctatactGTCCAGTTTCAGCAGAGACACTCTGAATAGCACTATGTCCAGCTTGAGTCAAACAGAATGGAAGCCAGCTCAGGCCAAAATCCTGGCCCAGAAATTACTGGAGAAGGTTAAG GACATCAATGGTGAGAAATTGTTGTCCCTGGGCTCAATGGTGAGAGGTGTAGACAGTGAACTGCTCAAGAATGTCAAGGCACAAGGCCTGCTGGGAAGTGAGGGCCTGAAAAATATAAGTGAGAGGTTGTCTTCTTTACAGAAAAAGGCTCTGCTTGTGGGG ATGCGTGCCGATGTGAATGCAAGTCATTTGGTGAAGGAAGTTCCAGATGCTCTTatcgcctctctctctctctccatccttgaCAAAGCAAACCTTAATTCTCTGGATCAGCTGGAGGGCCGCAGCTGGTCCAGCACACAG tCTGTTTACCTTTTGAAGAAGATTGTAAGTAATGGACTCAAACCTGAGCAGATAAG AAAGCTGGGCCAGGCTGTTCAGGGTGTGACCTGCAGCATGATTGATGGCATTGCTCAGAGTGATACCTTGGAAGCAACTCAAACACTTGCCAAGTCTTTTAACTTGCTCTCTAGAACACAG GTGCACTGCATGGCTAGCAAACTGTTCCAAAGTCTGGAGAAGCAAAGGCCTGGATATTTCACAAACATGAGCAAATCAGAGCTCCAGGCCATTCCAGCTCTGCTGCTTATCCACCTACC GGTACAGGTGATTCAGGGTCTCCCAGCCTCCATGTGTCCTTATTTTCTGGAGAAGATAAGTCAAGCCAACCTCTCATCCCTACCAAACAGTGCACCATCACGCCGGGAACTTAGAAACAAAGCCCTAAGCTGCctg GGGAAGAACGCATCTGCAGTGTCTGCAGCGGATATCTCATCTTTGGGTCCACTTGTGTGTGAATTGGACCCAACCTGGATCTCCTCTTTGAAACCTGATGCTCAGAACTTCACTGTGCAGGCACTGGCATCCTGCAAACACATTCCCCGGCCTTCCAGAGCACCTCTGTTTACTCTGCTCACAAATCTCTATGG GGCCCCATCTAATTGGTCAGAGGATGTCGTAAAGTCACTGGGACCCCTCCTCTTACTGAATGACGCCGCCCTTGACGCACTGTCTTTTAAG ACCTGGCTGAAGAAATCTTTGTCAGATCTGCAACACAGCCTGGAGGCTCAGGTTGCAGGTCTGGCCCCAGAGGAGTTCAGTGCCTGGCCCAATCTTTCAGCCCTCCAGCGCAAACTCTTTCAGCTGAAAACTAAAATCACCCAGCAGCGCCGCAGGAGAGAGA CACTAGTACCTACTCTGGCAATGATTGAGGATCTAAGGGAGGGAAATGTGCTCTGGAGCCCTGCTCAACTGTCCAGCATGACAGCCCAAACTTTTAGAGATGCCATGTCTACCCTGGGAGAGATACGTAACTATACTACAGAACAACTGGCAGCGCTGAGAGACAAAGCTacagag GCATGGGGTGATGTCTCGATGCTTAACGAATCTAAGATCGTGGAGACGGGTTGTGTCTCTCAGAGCTTTAATGCTAAACAACTCCAAAACCTTAGCATCACCTCACTGGACACTCTGGagcttctgtctgtctgccagtGGAACCAAACACAG AAGGAAGCAGTCTTGCAGGGTTTTGTAAATAGAACTGGAATGAAAATGGCTAAACTCGGTGCACTTGAGATGGCAGGCTTGGGCCAGTTTATCTGCGGACTGCAGCCTAATGAAACCGAGCAGCTCAATACTACAGAATTCAA GGATGCTGTGGGGGATATAGGCCGTGCTTCCTGTCCTTTGAGTGTCCTGGAGTGTTTGAAGAAAAAAGCTGTTGCTGCATTTGGTGGCCCAAAAGGCTGGAGTGAAGCTGACGTTAGCGTCATGGGCAACATAATTG CTGGCCTGAATGCCACCGAGCTGGGACAGCTGAACTCCTCAGTTCTGCCATTCATCCATCAGTCTGCCATCTCTCTCATCCTTCCTGAACGTCTGGCG
- the otoa gene encoding otoancorin isoform X1 — protein sequence MSQARGTLIFLLLAQWATVMSQGMPPQDFPPLPQDFKEMAKKMMIICSKKGYSPPILMDSMLNSSFSKPDEMTMGKPIFLFASLLSSLPPLSSSNLKPNETEPALNMTEKMCNSSNLPQMIEHIWNTTEKKHCFMRAFLAPLSWEAIVHNATQFDPEQLRKLLWAAKPFLEMSPSSLMLPSTLQGSQLPEMMQTFNEVFVSLSEEQRNDIRRWMKERVIETDPSCAPNHSLSGVPSPPMPVQPAMLNSSVSGCQPKMPWLKAEVLRMMGRFISRLPEAEVRGIPPEEMCKFFQSPEFPFSFNNVSGMQAAIAQTLMQRLKQECFNAKQNFSNQMDRLGYLVCFYDDPQSLNATQIKKLLHQLGGCEPSGIDEMRKQLVRKLMADGEPPTSEMLHSLGSGMLVLSPSILSSFSRDTLNSTMSSLSQTEWKPAQAKILAQKLLEKVKDINGEKLLSLGSMVRGVDSELLKNVKAQGLLGSEGLKNISERLSSLQKKALLVGMRADVNASHLVKEVPDALIASLSLSILDKANLNSLDQLEGRSWSSTQSVYLLKKIVSNGLKPEQIRKLGQAVQGVTCSMIDGIAQSDTLEATQTLAKSFNLLSRTQVHCMASKLFQSLEKQRPGYFTNMSKSELQAIPALLLIHLPVQVIQGLPASMCPYFLEKISQANLSSLPNSAPSRRELRNKALSCLGKNASAVSAADISSLGPLVCELDPTWISSLKPDAQNFTVQALASCKHIPRPSRAPLFTLLTNLYGAPSNWSEDVVKSLGPLLLLNDAALDALSFKTWLKKSLSDLQHSLEAQVAGLAPEEFSAWPNLSALQRKLFQLKTKITQQRRRRETLVPTLAMIEDLREGNVLWSPAQLSSMTAQTFRDAMSTLGEIRNYTTEQLAALRDKATEAWGDVSMLNESKIVETGCVSQSFNAKQLQNLSITSLDTLELLSVCQWNQTQKEAVLQGFVNRTGMKMAKLGALEMAGLGQFICGLQPNETEQLNTTEFKDAVGDIGRASCPLSVLECLKKKAVAAFGGPKGWSEADVSVMGNIIAGLNATELGQLNSSVLPFIHQSAISLILPERLAALSVSQLRALGPDNAAALTTSQRAALGVEQRAAVDQAVGLVAQNPETTTTLPQKGGMCTTKAIREPGSKQIKNTDNKNLLIYIFHALTPKPEHWLMNTINALE from the exons ATGTCTCAGGCTCGAGGAACtttgatttttcttcttttagctCAATGGGCTACAG TAATGTCACAGGGCATGCCACCACAAGACTTTCCTCCACTGCCACAAGACTTTAAGGAAATGGCCAAGAAGATG ATGATCATATGCTCCAAGAAAG GTTACTCTCCACCCATCCTAATGGACTCTATGTTGAACAG CTCTTTCTCCAAACCAGATGAGATGACAATGGGAAAGCCCATCTTTCTTTTTGCTTCCCTTCTTTCTTcactccctcctctctcctcctctaaCCTGAAGCCCAATGAAACAGAACCGGCCTTG AACATGACAGAGAAAATGTGCAACAGTTCGAATCTGCCACAAATGATCGAGCACATATGGAACACCACG GAGAAGAAACACTGTTTCATGCGAGCGTTCTTGGCTCCTCTTTCCTGGGAGGCCATCGTACACAATGCTACACAGTTTGATCCAGAGCAGCTCAGAAAGCTGCTGTGGGCGGCTAAACCTTTCCTAGAGATGTCACCTTCTTCTCTAATGCTGCCGTCGACACTGCAGGGCTCTCAGCTCCCTGAAAT GATGCAGACATTCAATGAGGTCTTCGTCTCCCTTTCAGAAGAGCAAAGGAATGATATCAGGCGAtggatgaaagagagagtgatagaaACTGATCCCAGTTGTGCTCCAAATCATAGCCTTTCTGGTGTTCCCAGTCCGCCAATGCCAGTACAACCTGCCATGC TTAATTCTTCAGTTTCTGGCTGTCAACCTAAAATGCCTTGGCTGAAGGCTGAGGTGCTGAGGATGATGGGACGTTTCATTTCACGACTGCCTGAGGCAGAAGTGAGGGGCATACCTCCAGAAGAG ATGTGTAAGTTCTTCCAGTCTCCCGAGTTCCCATTTTCATTCAATAACGTCAGCGGGATGCAGGCTGCCATTGCCCAGACACTAATGCAACGACTCAAGCAAGAGTGTTTCAATGCCAAACAGAACTTCTCCAACCAAATGGACAG GCTTGGATATCTCGTCTGTTTCTACGATGATCCCCAGTCGCTGAATGCTACACAAATTAAGAAGCTGCTCCACCAGCTGGGGGGCTGTGAACCCAGCGGGATCGATGAG aTGAGGAAGCAGTTGGTGAGGAAGCTGATGGCAGATGGCGAGCCTCCTACTTCTGAGATGCTGCATTCTCTGGGCTCTGGGATGTtggttctctctccctctatactGTCCAGTTTCAGCAGAGACACTCTGAATAGCACTATGTCCAGCTTGAGTCAAACAGAATGGAAGCCAGCTCAGGCCAAAATCCTGGCCCAGAAATTACTGGAGAAGGTTAAG GACATCAATGGTGAGAAATTGTTGTCCCTGGGCTCAATGGTGAGAGGTGTAGACAGTGAACTGCTCAAGAATGTCAAGGCACAAGGCCTGCTGGGAAGTGAGGGCCTGAAAAATATAAGTGAGAGGTTGTCTTCTTTACAGAAAAAGGCTCTGCTTGTGGGG ATGCGTGCCGATGTGAATGCAAGTCATTTGGTGAAGGAAGTTCCAGATGCTCTTatcgcctctctctctctctccatccttgaCAAAGCAAACCTTAATTCTCTGGATCAGCTGGAGGGCCGCAGCTGGTCCAGCACACAG tCTGTTTACCTTTTGAAGAAGATTGTAAGTAATGGACTCAAACCTGAGCAGATAAG AAAGCTGGGCCAGGCTGTTCAGGGTGTGACCTGCAGCATGATTGATGGCATTGCTCAGAGTGATACCTTGGAAGCAACTCAAACACTTGCCAAGTCTTTTAACTTGCTCTCTAGAACACAG GTGCACTGCATGGCTAGCAAACTGTTCCAAAGTCTGGAGAAGCAAAGGCCTGGATATTTCACAAACATGAGCAAATCAGAGCTCCAGGCCATTCCAGCTCTGCTGCTTATCCACCTACC GGTACAGGTGATTCAGGGTCTCCCAGCCTCCATGTGTCCTTATTTTCTGGAGAAGATAAGTCAAGCCAACCTCTCATCCCTACCAAACAGTGCACCATCACGCCGGGAACTTAGAAACAAAGCCCTAAGCTGCctg GGGAAGAACGCATCTGCAGTGTCTGCAGCGGATATCTCATCTTTGGGTCCACTTGTGTGTGAATTGGACCCAACCTGGATCTCCTCTTTGAAACCTGATGCTCAGAACTTCACTGTGCAGGCACTGGCATCCTGCAAACACATTCCCCGGCCTTCCAGAGCACCTCTGTTTACTCTGCTCACAAATCTCTATGG GGCCCCATCTAATTGGTCAGAGGATGTCGTAAAGTCACTGGGACCCCTCCTCTTACTGAATGACGCCGCCCTTGACGCACTGTCTTTTAAG ACCTGGCTGAAGAAATCTTTGTCAGATCTGCAACACAGCCTGGAGGCTCAGGTTGCAGGTCTGGCCCCAGAGGAGTTCAGTGCCTGGCCCAATCTTTCAGCCCTCCAGCGCAAACTCTTTCAGCTGAAAACTAAAATCACCCAGCAGCGCCGCAGGAGAGAGA CACTAGTACCTACTCTGGCAATGATTGAGGATCTAAGGGAGGGAAATGTGCTCTGGAGCCCTGCTCAACTGTCCAGCATGACAGCCCAAACTTTTAGAGATGCCATGTCTACCCTGGGAGAGATACGTAACTATACTACAGAACAACTGGCAGCGCTGAGAGACAAAGCTacagag GCATGGGGTGATGTCTCGATGCTTAACGAATCTAAGATCGTGGAGACGGGTTGTGTCTCTCAGAGCTTTAATGCTAAACAACTCCAAAACCTTAGCATCACCTCACTGGACACTCTGGagcttctgtctgtctgccagtGGAACCAAACACAG AAGGAAGCAGTCTTGCAGGGTTTTGTAAATAGAACTGGAATGAAAATGGCTAAACTCGGTGCACTTGAGATGGCAGGCTTGGGCCAGTTTATCTGCGGACTGCAGCCTAATGAAACCGAGCAGCTCAATACTACAGAATTCAA GGATGCTGTGGGGGATATAGGCCGTGCTTCCTGTCCTTTGAGTGTCCTGGAGTGTTTGAAGAAAAAAGCTGTTGCTGCATTTGGTGGCCCAAAAGGCTGGAGTGAAGCTGACGTTAGCGTCATGGGCAACATAATTG CTGGCCTGAATGCCACCGAGCTGGGACAGCTGAACTCCTCAGTTCTGCCATTCATCCATCAGTCTGCCATCTCTCTCATCCTTCCTGAACGTCTGGCG
- the LOC113542286 gene encoding RIIa domain-containing protein 1: MADRGLEKADIAALSPEQQEQLRQFKIKTRIANEKYLRAHPEVEMLLSDFLRDVFVKRPTDIREFAADHFSDPDLPRKIQMKLEEKASVKI, translated from the exons ATGGCGGACCGAGGCCTGGAGAAAGCCGACATCGCTGCACTCAGCCCTGAACAGCAGGAACAGTTGCGCCAGTTTAAG ATCAAGACAAGAATAGCGAATGAAAAGTATCTGAGAGCTCATCCAGAAGTGGAAATGCTGCTGAGTGATTTTCTAAG AGATGTGTTTGTTAAAAGACCTACAGATATCCGTGAATTTGCTGCAG atcatTTCAGTGATCCAGACCTACCAAGGAAAATTCAGATGAAATTGGAAGAGAAGGCTTCAGTGAAAATATGA